From the Candidatus Amarolinea dominans genome, one window contains:
- a CDS encoding HAMP domain-containing protein, which yields MSNSLRLRLPPHTLPPGNAPLVSMFNSLRFRLLLMLAVVVVVTIGIAALVGGWAITNQFESYVNMGGTMSIRCFDVAVAAGTRVGEDVFIRSVNRTLLTAIVAAGVMAVLLTLAFTRRILGPVSALTKAVRRLEAGDLRQRVKVESTDELGALAHAFNAMADGLARTEQLRRHLVTDVAHELRTPLTNIRGYIEALQDGVADPSPIVLDSIHEEAMLLNRLVEDLQELALVEAGQLKLVCQAVAPDDLILRAVTSVQPAAVAKQIKIAADLPETLPPVYADRERIGQVLHNLLDNAITHTTAQGEVTVSARVSGPEIEIDVRDTGAGIAYQDLPNVFERFYRADRSRARDTGGFGLGLAIVKQLVEAHGGRVWVRSTVGVGSTFLFTLPIASSVETG from the coding sequence ATGTCCAATAGTCTGCGCTTGCGCTTGCCGCCGCACACTCTGCCGCCAGGCAATGCCCCGCTCGTTTCGATGTTCAACAGTCTGCGCTTTCGTCTGCTCCTGATGCTGGCTGTGGTCGTGGTGGTGACGATCGGCATCGCCGCGCTGGTCGGCGGTTGGGCCATTACCAACCAGTTCGAGAGCTATGTCAACATGGGCGGCACGATGAGCATACGCTGTTTCGATGTGGCCGTCGCCGCCGGTACGCGTGTCGGTGAGGATGTCTTCATCCGCTCGGTCAATCGCACCCTGCTCACAGCCATCGTGGCCGCCGGCGTCATGGCCGTCCTTCTCACCCTGGCCTTTACGCGCCGCATCCTGGGGCCTGTCAGCGCGCTGACTAAAGCGGTACGTCGCCTGGAGGCCGGCGATTTGCGCCAACGCGTGAAGGTGGAGAGTACGGACGAACTGGGCGCGCTGGCGCATGCCTTCAACGCGATGGCCGACGGACTGGCGCGCACCGAGCAACTGCGGCGCCACCTGGTGACCGATGTCGCACATGAGCTGCGCACGCCGCTGACCAACATTCGGGGTTACATCGAAGCCCTGCAGGATGGCGTGGCCGATCCAAGCCCGATCGTGCTCGACTCCATCCATGAAGAGGCCATGCTCCTCAATCGCCTGGTGGAGGATTTGCAGGAACTGGCCCTGGTGGAGGCCGGCCAACTTAAGTTGGTGTGCCAGGCCGTAGCGCCAGACGATCTCATTCTGCGCGCGGTCACTTCCGTGCAACCGGCCGCCGTCGCCAAGCAGATCAAGATCGCGGCGGACCTGCCGGAGACCTTGCCGCCCGTCTACGCCGATCGCGAACGGATTGGGCAGGTGCTGCATAACCTGCTGGACAACGCCATCACCCACACCACCGCGCAGGGAGAGGTCACCGTCAGCGCGCGCGTCAGTGGCCCGGAGATAGAGATTGATGTGCGTGATACCGGCGCGGGAATTGCTTATCAGGACCTACCCAATGTTTTCGAGCGTTTCTATCGAGCCGATCGTTCACGGGCGCGCGACACGGGTGGCTTTGGACTGGGTCTGGCCATCGTCAAACAGTTGGTGGAGGCCCATGGTGGCCGTGTCTGGGTGCGCAGCACAGTGGGCGTTGGTTCCACGTTTCTCTTTACCTTGCCCATCGCCTCGTCAGTCGAAACGGGTTGA
- a CDS encoding pseudouridine-5'-phosphate glycosidase, which translates to MSAQRRSPCTETPCSVPEVVLHLSSHDASKRSIILSVRPQVQSAEGALPRVALESTVIAHGLPYPHNLRLARRLEAHVREHGAEPATIAILHGELRAGLTDSELHYLATATTVRKVSRRDLPIVVAQKLDGATTVASTMFIAHRFGIEVFATGGIGGVHRGTVFDVSADLPELAQTPVTVVCAGAKAILDLPATLEWLETHGVTVLGYGTDQFPAFYSRESGLTVDARVDSPAEVAAIVRAKRQLGMTSGLLVCVPVPAAAELPALAVEPFIQQALSEADQRGIRGKAITPFLLARVSELTGEASLRTNLALLENNARVAAQIAVALTER; encoded by the coding sequence ATGAGCGCACAGCGGCGGTCCCCATGCACCGAAACGCCTTGCTCTGTGCCCGAAGTTGTGTTACACTTGTCGTCGCATGACGCCAGTAAAAGGAGCATTATCTTGAGTGTTCGACCTCAGGTTCAATCCGCAGAAGGTGCTTTGCCGCGGGTTGCGTTAGAATCCACTGTGATTGCACACGGTCTGCCCTATCCGCACAATCTGAGATTGGCGCGCCGTCTGGAAGCGCATGTCCGCGAGCACGGCGCCGAACCGGCCACTATTGCTATCTTACACGGCGAATTGCGCGCCGGACTGACCGATTCGGAGCTGCATTACCTGGCAACCGCGACGACGGTGCGCAAGGTCAGCCGGCGAGATTTGCCTATCGTTGTCGCGCAGAAGCTGGATGGCGCCACGACCGTGGCCAGCACGATGTTCATCGCGCACCGCTTCGGCATCGAAGTGTTCGCCACGGGCGGCATTGGCGGCGTCCACCGGGGCACCGTGTTCGATGTGTCGGCTGATCTACCGGAACTGGCGCAAACCCCGGTCACCGTGGTCTGCGCCGGCGCGAAGGCCATTCTCGACCTGCCGGCCACCCTGGAATGGCTGGAGACGCACGGCGTCACGGTGCTTGGCTATGGCACAGACCAATTCCCGGCTTTCTACAGCCGGGAAAGCGGTCTGACGGTAGATGCGCGCGTGGATTCACCGGCTGAGGTGGCTGCCATTGTAAGGGCAAAGCGGCAATTGGGGATGACGAGCGGGCTGTTGGTGTGCGTGCCGGTGCCGGCGGCCGCCGAACTACCAGCGCTGGCGGTCGAACCGTTTATTCAGCAGGCGCTGAGTGAGGCGGATCAACGCGGTATCCGCGGCAAGGCGATCACCCCGTTCCTCCTGGCGCGTGTCAGCGAGTTAACCGGAGAGGCCAGTCTGCGCACCAACCTGGCGTTACTGGAGAACAATGCGCGCGTCGCGGCACAGATTGCCGTGGCCCTGACCGAGCGTTAG
- the tdh gene encoding L-threonine 3-dehydrogenase, giving the protein MRAVIKPERSPGLEMALVDIPRIGPHDALIQVKATSICGTDLHIFKWDPWARAHINPPIVVGHEFCGEVVEVGSEVTQVKVGDFVSAESHITCQTCAQCRTGNGHICKNTRIIGVGRDGCWAEYIAMPEFNLWLNPPDMPVEIASLQENFGNAVHTAFATDVTARKVLVSGCGPVGLMTIAVCKAAGARQIFATDISPYRLRLALRMGAHEAYNVSETDPVAAIMALTDGEGVDVLLEMSGAASALDQGFHALRDGGEAALLGLAPAAIGFDLNNHIIFKGATVYGIVGRRLWQTWYQMRGLLRSGAVDLAPIITHRFALDDFQDALSVMQSGQSGKVIMFPDGLMTT; this is encoded by the coding sequence ATGCGGGCCGTGATCAAACCCGAACGTTCCCCTGGTTTGGAGATGGCCCTGGTTGACATTCCCCGGATCGGTCCCCATGACGCCCTCATCCAAGTCAAGGCCACATCTATCTGTGGCACCGATCTGCACATCTTCAAGTGGGACCCCTGGGCGCGGGCGCATATCAACCCGCCCATCGTGGTTGGCCACGAATTTTGCGGCGAAGTAGTGGAGGTGGGCAGTGAAGTGACCCAGGTGAAGGTGGGCGATTTTGTCTCGGCCGAAAGCCATATCACCTGTCAGACCTGCGCGCAGTGTCGCACTGGCAACGGACATATCTGCAAAAACACCCGGATCATTGGCGTCGGTCGCGATGGCTGCTGGGCTGAATACATCGCCATGCCGGAGTTCAACCTGTGGCTGAACCCACCAGACATGCCGGTGGAAATTGCCAGCTTGCAGGAGAACTTTGGCAACGCTGTCCACACCGCGTTTGCCACCGATGTGACGGCGCGCAAGGTGCTCGTCTCCGGCTGCGGGCCGGTGGGCCTGATGACGATCGCGGTGTGCAAAGCGGCCGGCGCCCGCCAGATTTTCGCCACCGACATCTCCCCCTATCGCCTGCGCCTGGCACTGCGCATGGGCGCGCACGAGGCTTACAATGTCAGCGAAACCGACCCGGTAGCTGCGATCATGGCCCTGACCGACGGCGAAGGCGTGGACGTGTTGCTGGAAATGTCAGGGGCCGCGTCCGCACTGGATCAGGGCTTCCATGCGCTGCGTGATGGCGGCGAGGCGGCCCTGTTGGGGCTGGCGCCGGCGGCCATCGGCTTCGACCTCAATAACCACATCATCTTCAAGGGGGCCACCGTCTACGGCATTGTGGGCCGCCGGCTCTGGCAAACCTGGTACCAGATGCGTGGCTTGTTGCGGTCCGGCGCGGTGGATCTGGCGCCCATTATCACCCATCGTTTTGCCCTGGATGATTTCCAGGATGCACTAAGCGTCATGCAGAGCGGGCAGAGCGGCAAGGTGATCATGTTCCCGGACGGCCTGATGACGACCTGA
- a CDS encoding response regulator transcription factor, with product MNRRILIVDDDKKTVDLIRMYLEKDGYRVLTANDGQQALLAARHKRPNLVILDLMLPTVDGLDVCRILRSESKVPIIMLTAKSTEHDKLVGLDLGADDYVTKPFSPRELLARVRAVLRRLSENEAREVDEVRFGDLLVNFVRHEVRLRGELIRLTPKEFKVLEILIMEPGRAFSRLELLEQAFGYDYDGLERTVDVHVMNLRRKIEANLEQPIYVQTVYGIGYKFAFAGGNDVQ from the coding sequence ATGAACCGTCGAATTCTGATTGTAGACGACGACAAGAAAACCGTTGACCTGATTCGAATGTACCTGGAAAAAGACGGCTACCGTGTGCTGACGGCCAACGACGGGCAGCAGGCACTGCTCGCCGCACGGCACAAACGGCCCAATCTCGTCATCCTCGACCTGATGCTGCCCACCGTGGATGGCCTGGACGTGTGCCGCATCTTGCGCAGCGAATCGAAAGTCCCCATCATTATGCTCACCGCCAAATCCACCGAACACGACAAGCTGGTCGGGCTTGACCTGGGCGCCGATGATTATGTCACCAAGCCGTTCAGTCCGCGTGAATTGTTGGCGCGGGTGCGTGCGGTTCTGCGCCGCTTGAGCGAAAACGAAGCACGTGAGGTAGATGAAGTGCGCTTCGGCGACCTGCTGGTCAACTTCGTGCGCCATGAGGTGCGCCTGCGGGGAGAGCTTATTCGCCTGACACCCAAAGAGTTCAAGGTGCTGGAGATACTCATCATGGAGCCAGGGCGCGCCTTCAGTCGCCTGGAGCTGCTGGAGCAGGCCTTTGGCTACGATTACGATGGCCTGGAACGCACCGTAGATGTACACGTCATGAACTTGCGCCGCAAGATCGAAGCAAATCTGGAACAGCCCATCTACGTGCAGACCGTGTACGGAATTGGCTATAAGTTCGCCTTCGCGGGAGGTAACGATGTCCAATAG
- a CDS encoding HlyD family efflux transporter periplasmic adaptor subunit, protein MKNKWLMGIIVAAVVIGSGVVILGRGAGQQTPSLEAAPIAQQTTSAIVAEGRVVPVQSAGLSFAASGIVAEVLVKEGDVVSANQALLRLNGARAQANVAQAQASLSRAEARLAELKAGPRAPEIASVAAALDAASAQLARIQAPARAEDLAAAQAELTAARATLQKVLEGSSQKQLIAAAAELANAEAAVRQAQAAYDRVQGDPNIGARPEALQLQQATNNYNAAAARYEDLKQGASAADIAQARAQMQRAQATLDKVKVPARAEDIAAAQADVRRAQAQLDLIEAGTRPEVVAAAAADVEAARAGLDQAQAALADTELRAPFAGAVAVLSAKVGENVAPGVVAVQLADLSAWQIETEDLTEIAVVKVSAGDTVKLTFDAIPDLEMTGKVLTIGALGVSKQGDITYKVVVAPEKSDSRLRWNMTASVTLSK, encoded by the coding sequence ATGAAAAATAAATGGTTGATGGGGATTATTGTGGCGGCGGTCGTCATTGGGAGCGGCGTCGTGATCCTGGGACGCGGCGCCGGGCAACAGACGCCGTCCCTGGAAGCCGCGCCCATCGCTCAACAGACGACGAGCGCCATTGTGGCCGAGGGCCGCGTCGTGCCGGTGCAGTCTGCCGGGCTGAGTTTCGCCGCGAGTGGGATTGTGGCCGAGGTGTTGGTAAAGGAGGGCGACGTGGTGTCAGCCAATCAGGCGCTGCTACGGCTGAACGGAGCGCGGGCGCAGGCCAACGTCGCGCAGGCCCAGGCCAGCTTGAGCCGGGCCGAGGCACGTTTGGCCGAATTGAAGGCCGGCCCCCGCGCACCGGAAATTGCGTCGGTGGCCGCGGCGCTGGACGCGGCGAGCGCGCAGTTAGCGCGCATTCAGGCGCCGGCGCGCGCAGAAGACCTGGCCGCCGCGCAGGCCGAACTGACGGCTGCGCGCGCCACCCTGCAGAAGGTTCTGGAAGGGTCGAGTCAAAAGCAACTGATTGCAGCCGCAGCAGAACTGGCCAATGCAGAAGCGGCCGTGCGTCAGGCGCAAGCAGCCTATGATCGGGTGCAGGGCGATCCCAACATCGGCGCACGACCGGAAGCGTTGCAGCTTCAACAGGCGACTAATAATTACAACGCGGCCGCGGCGCGCTATGAAGATTTGAAGCAGGGCGCCAGCGCCGCGGACATTGCCCAGGCGCGCGCCCAGATGCAGCGGGCGCAGGCAACGTTGGACAAAGTAAAGGTGCCGGCGCGAGCCGAGGACATTGCCGCAGCCCAGGCCGATGTGCGGCGGGCGCAGGCGCAGCTTGACTTGATCGAAGCGGGGACGCGGCCAGAGGTCGTGGCTGCGGCGGCCGCCGATGTGGAAGCCGCCCGCGCCGGGCTTGACCAAGCCCAGGCCGCGCTGGCCGACACCGAACTGCGGGCGCCGTTTGCCGGCGCCGTGGCGGTGTTGAGCGCCAAAGTGGGCGAGAATGTCGCGCCTGGCGTGGTGGCCGTGCAACTGGCCGACCTGAGCGCCTGGCAGATCGAGACCGAAGACCTGACCGAGATCGCGGTGGTCAAGGTGAGCGCGGGCGACACGGTCAAGCTAACCTTCGATGCCATTCCTGACCTGGAAATGACGGGTAAGGTGTTGACGATCGGCGCGCTTGGCGTCAGCAAACAGGGCGACATCACTTACAAGGTGGTCGTTGCGCCAGAGAAGAGCGATTCCCGCCTGCGCTGGAACATGACCGCGTCAGTCACGCTGAGCAAGTAA
- a CDS encoding LysM peptidoglycan-binding domain-containing protein has product MMHPQRLRLTLLVALSLLLMAAALLGCTRDRPVANQEATWTQTPSVGGLQPAPNTSPLGGTTGGQAAVPATQPAPDGGVAVVTPPPSVIATLPAPADTWSYVIKDGDTLTDIATRFGTEVNTLMALNNLKDAGDIRAGQVIKIPGKQPADVSTQPYGTHTVQRGETLGSIAARYNTTVAELQRINSISNPNLIHPGQVIKVPGSSGGSSSSGGSSGGERIYIVRRGDTLSQIAARYGVSTAAIAQANGISDASKIYEGQRLVIP; this is encoded by the coding sequence ATGATGCATCCACAACGACTTCGCTTGACACTATTGGTGGCGCTGAGCTTGCTGCTCATGGCTGCCGCGCTGCTCGGTTGCACGCGTGACCGGCCCGTGGCCAATCAGGAAGCAACCTGGACGCAGACGCCGTCCGTGGGCGGTCTGCAGCCCGCACCCAACACCAGTCCCCTTGGCGGAACGACCGGCGGTCAGGCCGCGGTACCTGCCACGCAGCCTGCGCCTGATGGCGGTGTGGCCGTGGTTACACCGCCACCCTCGGTCATCGCCACCCTCCCCGCCCCGGCCGACACCTGGTCGTATGTGATCAAGGACGGCGACACCCTGACCGACATTGCTACACGATTTGGCACCGAAGTCAACACCCTGATGGCCCTCAACAATCTCAAGGATGCGGGTGACATTCGCGCCGGTCAGGTGATCAAGATTCCGGGCAAGCAGCCGGCCGATGTGAGCACGCAGCCGTATGGCACGCACACCGTGCAGCGGGGCGAAACGCTCGGTTCGATTGCGGCCCGCTATAACACGACCGTGGCCGAGTTGCAGCGCATCAACAGTATTTCCAACCCGAACCTCATTCATCCCGGCCAGGTCATCAAGGTTCCCGGCAGCTCCGGCGGCAGTAGCAGCAGTGGTGGCAGCAGTGGCGGCGAGCGCATCTACATAGTGCGCCGTGGCGACACCCTTTCACAGATCGCCGCCCGTTATGGTGTGAGCACCGCCGCCATTGCCCAAGCCAATGGGATCAGTGACGCCAGCAAGATCTACGAAGGTCAGCGCCTGGTCATTCCGTAG
- a CDS encoding glycine C-acetyltransferase, translated as MAEQLAWIAEEVASLERQGLLINLRTIGSAVGPWMVVDGQRVLNMCTNDYLGLANHAALRQAAQAAIAEWGVGPAAVRSIAGTTALHVQLEKRLAQFKGVEDALYVQSGFCANQAVIAPLVGKEDVIFSDRLNHASIIDGCRLSGAKIVPYAHGDAADAERVIQENLPNFRRGLLISDGVFSMDGDIAPLADLYAVAARQGVMTMVDDAHGEGVLGRGGRGIVDHFGLHGRLDVEVGTLSKAFGVVGGVIAGKKTVIDFVRQKARPFLFSSAVTPADTAACLAAVDLLEQSTELVDRLWSNARFFKAEMQRLGFDTGRSQTPITPVMLGEAPLAQQFSRTLFAHGLFAMAIGFPTVARGQARIRVMISASHSQADLVQALDIFGTVGKQLGVI; from the coding sequence ATGGCCGAGCAATTGGCTTGGATTGCCGAAGAGGTTGCGAGTCTCGAACGGCAGGGGTTGTTGATCAATTTGCGCACCATTGGCTCCGCTGTGGGGCCGTGGATGGTGGTGGATGGTCAGCGCGTGCTCAATATGTGTACCAATGACTACCTGGGGCTGGCCAATCATGCGGCGCTGCGCCAGGCGGCGCAGGCCGCCATAGCCGAGTGGGGTGTCGGCCCGGCCGCGGTGCGCTCGATTGCCGGCACCACGGCGCTGCATGTGCAGTTAGAAAAACGCCTGGCCCAGTTCAAAGGCGTGGAAGATGCGCTCTACGTGCAGTCTGGCTTCTGCGCCAATCAAGCGGTCATCGCGCCGCTGGTGGGCAAGGAGGATGTCATTTTCTCCGATCGCCTCAATCACGCCTCTATCATTGATGGCTGCCGTTTGTCGGGCGCCAAGATCGTGCCCTATGCCCATGGCGACGCGGCAGATGCCGAACGTGTCATCCAGGAAAACTTGCCCAACTTTCGCCGCGGCCTGTTGATCAGCGATGGCGTCTTTTCCATGGATGGCGACATTGCCCCGCTCGCTGATCTCTACGCCGTGGCCGCGCGCCAGGGCGTGATGACGATGGTGGACGACGCGCACGGCGAAGGGGTTTTGGGGCGCGGCGGGCGCGGCATCGTGGATCATTTCGGCCTGCATGGCAGACTCGATGTCGAAGTGGGAACTTTGTCCAAGGCTTTTGGCGTCGTAGGCGGCGTGATTGCCGGCAAGAAGACCGTCATTGACTTTGTGCGCCAGAAGGCGCGACCGTTCCTCTTTTCCAGTGCGGTCACGCCGGCCGACACCGCGGCCTGCCTGGCTGCTGTGGACCTGCTTGAGCAATCCACCGAGCTGGTGGACCGTCTGTGGAGCAATGCGCGCTTCTTCAAGGCCGAGATGCAACGCCTGGGCTTCGATACCGGCCGCAGCCAGACCCCCATCACGCCCGTCATGCTGGGCGAGGCGCCGTTAGCACAGCAGTTCAGTCGCACGCTCTTCGCACATGGCCTGTTTGCCATGGCCATCGGCTTTCCCACCGTGGCGCGTGGCCAGGCGCGCATCCGCGTCATGATCAGCGCCAGCCACAGCCAGGCCGACCTGGTGCAGGCGCTGGATATTTTCGGCACGGTTGGCAAGCAGCTCGGCGTCATCTGA
- a CDS encoding AAA family ATPase produces the protein MRFDRFTDRAQDAAMRAYEILQRYQHTQVDTEHLFLALVEQANGMVPQILDRLAVPPSVVAAKLDEVLQTAPRLTNAPYGGGVSQVFITPRLKRVTDTANEEASRMKDEFVSTEHLFLAISAERNTPTARILKEHGITRDRISQAVEQLRGGQRITSQATDSRYRTLEKFSRDLTKLATEGKLDPVIGRDAEILRVIQVLSRRTKNNPVLIGEAGVGKTAIVEGLAQKIATDEVPEILMGKRVLSLDLGAMVAGTRFRGEFEERLKATIEEVQRAEGEIILFIDEIHTVVGAGAASGAMDASNMMKPALARGELRCVGATTPDEYRQYIEKDSALERRFSPIWVEEPSVEDTISILHGLRDRYEAHHKVTIDDKALVAAARLSHRYVADRKLPDKAIDLMDEAAAKLRVALYTMPDGLKERKGSLQKLTADEEAAWAARDYERAATYKAERLKLEQEFTVERATWRSETGLDEVVSDEDIAQVIASWTGIPLTQMLETEAQKLLRMEEVLHERIIGQDEAINAVADAIRRARSGLKDPRRPIGSFIFLGTSGVGKTELAKALAAFMFDDEDALLRIDMSEYREAHTVSRLLGAPPGYVGYDEGGQLTEAVRRRPYRVILFDEIEKAHPEVWNALLQILEDGRLTDGQGRTVDFRNTVIIMTSNIGTAYAKKGGALGFIRSGGEAGDANETRELHNQIERGLKQTFRPEFLNRIDEVIIFEPLKLEHVIRIVDIQVKDIASRLVEQGLTIDLSLAARRWLAEKGFDAQFGARPLRRALQRYVESPLSKSLLKGEFKTGDVVYVDVDTTGGDDLIFSKQPEQPIAVDLSQFIPAASV, from the coding sequence ATGCGATTCGATCGTTTTACCGACCGCGCGCAGGATGCGGCGATGCGTGCGTATGAAATTCTGCAGCGCTATCAACACACCCAGGTAGACACCGAGCACCTCTTCCTGGCCCTGGTCGAGCAGGCCAACGGCATGGTGCCGCAGATTTTGGATCGCCTGGCGGTGCCGCCCAGCGTGGTTGCGGCCAAGCTGGACGAAGTGCTGCAAACAGCGCCCCGGCTGACGAACGCGCCCTATGGCGGGGGAGTCTCACAGGTGTTCATCACCCCGCGACTCAAGCGGGTGACCGATACAGCCAATGAAGAGGCCAGCCGGATGAAGGACGAGTTTGTTTCAACGGAACACCTCTTCCTGGCCATCTCGGCCGAGCGCAATACGCCGACGGCTCGCATCCTGAAAGAACATGGTATCACCAGGGACAGGATCAGCCAGGCGGTTGAGCAACTGCGCGGGGGACAACGGATCACCAGCCAGGCCACCGATAGCCGTTATCGCACGTTGGAGAAATTCAGCCGCGACCTGACCAAGCTGGCTACTGAGGGTAAGCTCGATCCTGTGATCGGGCGCGATGCCGAAATTCTGCGCGTGATTCAGGTGCTCAGCCGCCGCACCAAGAACAACCCCGTGCTCATCGGTGAGGCCGGCGTGGGTAAAACCGCCATTGTCGAAGGCCTGGCACAGAAGATCGCCACCGATGAGGTGCCAGAAATTCTCATGGGCAAGCGCGTGCTTTCGCTTGACCTGGGCGCCATGGTGGCCGGGACTCGTTTTCGCGGCGAGTTCGAGGAGCGCCTGAAGGCGACGATCGAAGAAGTGCAGCGCGCCGAAGGTGAAATCATCCTGTTCATTGACGAAATCCACACCGTGGTGGGTGCGGGCGCCGCGTCGGGTGCGATGGATGCCAGCAACATGATGAAGCCGGCCCTGGCTCGCGGTGAATTGCGCTGCGTCGGCGCCACGACGCCAGACGAGTACCGCCAGTACATCGAGAAGGATAGCGCCCTGGAACGGCGTTTCTCCCCCATTTGGGTCGAAGAACCGAGCGTCGAGGATACGATCAGCATCCTGCACGGCCTGCGTGATCGCTACGAGGCGCACCACAAAGTAACCATTGACGACAAAGCCCTGGTTGCAGCCGCGCGGCTGTCGCATCGTTACGTGGCCGACCGCAAACTGCCGGACAAGGCCATTGACCTGATGGATGAGGCGGCAGCCAAACTGCGGGTGGCACTGTACACCATGCCGGACGGCCTCAAAGAGAGGAAGGGCAGCCTGCAAAAGCTGACCGCCGATGAAGAGGCCGCCTGGGCAGCCCGCGATTACGAGCGCGCGGCCACGTATAAAGCCGAGCGTCTGAAGTTGGAGCAGGAGTTTACCGTTGAGCGCGCCACCTGGCGGTCTGAGACGGGCCTGGATGAGGTGGTCAGCGATGAGGACATTGCACAGGTGATTGCCAGTTGGACTGGCATTCCGTTGACGCAAATGCTGGAAACCGAGGCTCAAAAACTGTTGCGCATGGAAGAGGTGCTGCACGAGCGCATCATCGGTCAGGACGAAGCGATCAACGCGGTGGCTGATGCGATTCGGCGTGCGCGCAGCGGTCTCAAAGACCCGCGCCGGCCGATTGGTTCTTTCATCTTCCTGGGTACCAGCGGTGTGGGCAAGACGGAACTGGCCAAGGCGTTGGCGGCCTTCATGTTCGATGACGAAGATGCTCTGCTGCGCATTGACATGAGCGAGTATCGCGAGGCGCATACGGTCAGCCGCTTGCTTGGCGCGCCGCCCGGTTATGTGGGGTACGACGAAGGCGGGCAGTTGACAGAGGCAGTGCGCCGGCGTCCTTACCGGGTTATTCTCTTCGATGAAATCGAGAAGGCGCACCCGGAGGTTTGGAACGCGCTGCTGCAGATCCTGGAGGATGGGCGCTTGACCGACGGCCAGGGCCGCACGGTGGACTTCCGCAACACGGTCATCATCATGACCTCCAACATCGGTACGGCGTATGCCAAGAAGGGCGGCGCTTTAGGCTTCATCCGGTCGGGCGGCGAAGCCGGCGATGCCAACGAAACGCGCGAACTGCACAACCAGATCGAGCGCGGCCTGAAGCAGACCTTCCGCCCCGAATTTCTGAATCGTATTGATGAAGTGATCATCTTCGAGCCGTTGAAGCTGGAGCACGTGATCCGCATTGTGGACATCCAGGTCAAGGATATCGCCTCCCGCCTCGTGGAACAGGGCCTGACCATTGATCTCAGCCTGGCCGCGCGGCGCTGGTTGGCCGAGAAGGGCTTCGACGCGCAGTTTGGGGCGCGGCCGCTGCGCCGGGCTTTGCAACGCTATGTGGAAAGCCCCTTGAGCAAGAGCCTGTTGAAAGGCGAATTCAAGACCGGTGATGTGGTCTACGTAGATGTGGATACGACGGGCGGCGATGATCTGATTTTCAGCAAGCAGCCTGAGCAGCCGATCGCGGTGGATCTTTCACAGTTCATACCGGCTGCCAGCGTCTGA